One window from the genome of Chiloscyllium plagiosum isolate BGI_BamShark_2017 chromosome 31, ASM401019v2, whole genome shotgun sequence encodes:
- the enc3 gene encoding ectodermal-neural cortex 3, whose amino-acid sequence MSVTVHENRKSRSSSGSMNIQLFHKASHADSLLTHLNLLRKRHLFTDVTLRAGNRSFPCHRVVLASCSRYFEAMFAGGLKESHDSEVNFHDSLHPEVLELLLDYAYSSRVLINEENAESLLEASDMLQFHDIREASAEFLEKNLHPMNCLGMMLLSDAHQCGQLYELSWQACLAYFAMLYRTEDFLRLPKDKLVELILSEELEVEDESLVYEAVMGWVKHDLRRRRDDLPELLRCVRLALLPESYLYQSVLGEELVAGHQTGKGVVEEAICCKTRILQNDGVVTLLCARPRKVNHDVLLLGGQTFVCDKVYAIDQKAKTVIPKTDIPSPRKECSACAIGCKVYVTGGRGSENGVSKDVWVYDTLHDEWTKAAPMLLARYGHGSAELDQCLYAVGGHTAVSVSFPASPSVSLKQVEHYDPQANKWTLVAPLREGVSNAAVVGARLKLFVFGGTSVNREKLPKVQCFHPGENRWTVPTHCPQPWRYTSASVVGDHIIVIGGDTEFSASSAYRFNSETYQWSKFGDMTARRVSCHSVASGNRLYVVGGYFGAQMCKTLDCYDSSTGTWSNITTIPYSLIPTTFVSTWKYLSV is encoded by the coding sequence ATGTCTGTCACTGTTCACGAGAACCGGAAATCGCGTTCCAGCTCAGGCTCCATGAACATCCAGCTCTTCCACAAGGCGTCGCACGCGGACAGCCTCCTGACTCACCTCAACCTCCTGCGGAAGCGTCATCTTTTCACCGACGTCACCCTGCGGGCGGGCAACCGCTCCTTCCCGTGCCACCGCGTGGTGCTGGCCTCCTGCAGCCGGTACTTTGAGGCCATGTTCGCCGGTGGCCTGAAGGAGAGCCACGACAGTGAGGTCAACTTCCACGACTCGCTGCACCCCGAGGTGCTGGAGCTGCTGCTGGACTACGCCTACTCGTCCCGGGTGCTGATCAACGAGGAGAACGCCGAGTCCCTGCTGGAAGCCAGCGACATGCTGCAGTTCCACGACATCCGCGAGGCCTCGGCTGAGTTCCTGGAGAAGAACCTGCACCCCATGAACTGCTTGGGCATGATGCTGCTCTCGGACGCCCACCAGTGCGGGCAGCTCTACGAGCTCTCCTGGCAGGCCTGCCTGGCCTACTTTGCCATGCTCTACAGGACAGAGGACTTCCTGAGGCTGCCCAAGGACAAGCTGGTGGAGCTTATCCTGAGCGAGGAGCTGGAGGTGGAGGACGAGAGCCTGGTCTACGAAGCGGTGATGGGCTGGGTGAAGCACGATCTGAGGCGGCGGAGGGACGATCTGCCGGAGCTCTTGCGCTGCGTGCGCTTGGCGTTGCTGCCGGAGTCCTACCTGTACCAGAGTGTACTGGGTGAGGAGCTGGTGGCCGGTCACCAGACCGGCaagggggtggtggaggaggccatcTGCTGCAAGACCCGGATCCTGCAGAACGACGGGGTGGTGACCCTCCTGTGCGCCAGGCCCCGCAAGGTCAACCACGACGTGCTGCTGCTGGGCGGCCAGACCTTCGTGTGCGACAAGGTCTACGCCATTGACCAGAAAGCCAAGACCGTCATCCCCAAGACAGACATCCCCAGCCCCCGCAAGGAGTGTAGCGCCTGTGCTATTGGCTGCAAGGTCTACGTCACCGGTGGCCGCGGTTCCGAAAATGGCGTCTCCAAAGATGTCTGGGTATACGACACCCTCCACGACGAGTGGACCAAGGCCGCTCCCATGCTGCTAGCCCGTTACGGACATGGCTCTGCGGAGCTAGACCAGTGCCTGTACGCGGTGGGCGGGCACACGGCCGTCAGCGTCTCATTCCCGGCCTCGCCCTCTGTCTCCCTCAAGCAGGTCGAGCACTACGACCCCCAAGCCAACAAGTGGACCCTGGTGGCCCCCCTCCGTGAAGGGGTCAGCAACGCCGCAGTAGTCGGCGCCAGGCTCAAGCTCTTCGTCTTTGGGGGCACCAGCGTCAACCGCGAGAAGTTGCCCAAGGTGCAGTGCTTCCATCCAGGGGAGAACCGGTGGACGGTGCCCACACACTGCCCGCAGCCCTGGCGATACACCTCGGCGTCTGTCGTGGGCGACCATATCATCGTCATTGGCGGCGACACAGAATTCTCGGCCAGCTCTGCGTACCGTTTCAACAGCGAGACCTACCAATGGTCGAAGTTTGGCGACATGACAGCGCGGAGAGTCAGCTGCCACTCGGTGGCATCCGGTAATCGGCTCTACGTAGTTGGTGGGTACTTTGGTGCCCAGATGTGCAAGACCCTGGACTGTTACGATTCATCGACAGGCACATGGAGCAACATCACCACCATCCCCTACTCACTCATCCCAACCACCTTCGTCAGCACGTGGAAATACCTCTCTGTGTAG